A genomic region of Bradyrhizobium sp. CCGB12 contains the following coding sequences:
- a CDS encoding phage holin family protein, translated as MSIERDIKTSQNEFKAISTLVGDALSQFAKLFQNEIDLAKAEVSEKLQKIAGALGLIVGGAVLVIPAIVMALFALSAAFISAGWSQPVSYLTSAVIAAAIAAVLVAIGINRLEARHLAPRETIGQLEKDKDTVKGMVR; from the coding sequence ATGAGCATCGAACGCGATATCAAGACGAGTCAGAACGAGTTCAAAGCGATCTCGACGCTGGTCGGCGATGCTCTGTCGCAGTTCGCCAAGCTCTTCCAGAACGAGATTGATCTGGCAAAGGCAGAGGTTAGCGAGAAGCTTCAGAAGATCGCCGGCGCGCTGGGCCTGATCGTAGGTGGCGCCGTTCTGGTGATCCCAGCGATTGTCATGGCCCTGTTTGCCCTTTCCGCCGCATTTATCTCTGCGGGATGGTCGCAGCCGGTCTCGTATTTGACCTCGGCAGTCATCGCGGCGGCCATTGCCGCCGTGCTGGTTGCCATCGGCATCAACCGGCTTGAAGCGCGTCATCTGGCCCCGCGGGAAACGATCGGCCAGCTCGAAAAGGATAAGGACACCGTGAAGGGAATGGTGCGATGA
- a CDS encoding GlsB/YeaQ/YmgE family stress response membrane protein → MSIIWTIIIGFIAGVIAKFIMPGDNEPSGFILTTILGIVGAFLATYLGQALGWYHPGEAAGLIGAVVGAIIVLLVYGLFAGRQRRAI, encoded by the coding sequence ATGAGCATTATCTGGACGATCATTATCGGCTTCATCGCGGGGGTGATCGCAAAATTCATCATGCCAGGTGACAACGAACCCTCCGGGTTTATCCTTACGACCATCCTAGGCATCGTTGGCGCCTTCCTTGCCACCTACCTCGGCCAAGCCCTCGGCTGGTACCATCCGGGAGAGGCTGCCGGGCTGATCGGAGCCGTGGTCGGCGCCATCATCGTGCTCCTTGTGTACGGCCTCTTCGCAGGTCGACAAAGGCGCGCGATTTGA
- a CDS encoding helix-turn-helix domain-containing protein has translation MGMPAYAEELGGTRLPSASEKAAANQLRQILASHATGDAKLRVLDDAQKAAEITLSPALSSLLMELLRHIGRGDAVTLVPVHEMLTTQQAADILNVSRPYLVSLLEKNEIQHVTVGRHRRIRAEDLFAYKRTRDEKRGNALTNLAERDAEHL, from the coding sequence ATGGGTATGCCAGCCTACGCCGAAGAGCTGGGAGGTACGCGCCTGCCTTCCGCGAGCGAGAAGGCGGCAGCCAACCAGCTCCGTCAGATACTCGCGTCGCATGCGACAGGAGATGCCAAACTGCGCGTGCTCGACGATGCGCAAAAGGCTGCTGAGATCACCTTGTCACCGGCCTTGTCGAGTCTCTTGATGGAATTGCTGCGGCATATCGGTCGCGGCGATGCGGTGACGCTCGTGCCTGTTCATGAGATGTTGACCACGCAGCAAGCTGCCGACATCCTGAATGTCTCGCGTCCGTATCTGGTCTCGCTGCTCGAGAAGAACGAAATTCAGCACGTGACAGTGGGACGTCATCGCAGGATTAGGGCGGAGGATCTATTCGCCTATAAGCGCACGCGTGATGAGAAGCGAGGTAACGCGCTTACGAATCTCGCTGAGCGGGACGCGGAGCATCTGTAA
- a CDS encoding DUF3618 domain-containing protein: MTRSVEELRRESERSRAELAATAGRLKETILDTADDIRHKVSPQHIKSEVGDYVSQKTQSWVEGLKQQIMDNPMRAVAAGAAVGVPLLRLMRGSPLPLLMLGAGLALTSKTVRDRAAEATGPVMDKAGRMLEELTESARAMQGDAKETLSSSQSRAGGMAGDAQDKAAGLAADLRASAARAASVAGEKLKSGIDATKDAAASVPDQARQTIGDNAALIGGLGIAIGAIIAAALPETKAESKVMGRASDGMKQAAAAATQTGFEATTSAADAAAQRVAEANLGSHASRMTQNMAETLKEVADDVVKAAFSPSQTNT; this comes from the coding sequence ATGACACGATCGGTGGAGGAACTGAGACGTGAGTCCGAGCGCAGCCGCGCGGAGCTGGCGGCTACCGCAGGACGATTGAAGGAGACGATATTGGATACCGCCGATGACATTCGTCACAAAGTCTCGCCGCAGCACATCAAATCCGAAGTTGGGGACTACGTCAGCCAAAAGACCCAGAGCTGGGTCGAGGGGCTGAAGCAACAGATCATGGACAATCCGATGCGCGCCGTGGCCGCCGGGGCCGCAGTGGGCGTTCCGTTGCTGCGTTTGATGCGGGGTTCGCCGTTGCCACTTCTCATGCTCGGTGCGGGCCTGGCCCTGACGTCGAAGACAGTGCGGGATCGCGCGGCTGAAGCCACCGGTCCGGTCATGGACAAAGCGGGGCGCATGCTTGAGGAGCTGACAGAGAGCGCCCGGGCGATGCAGGGAGATGCCAAGGAGACGCTATCCTCCTCTCAAAGCCGAGCGGGCGGGATGGCTGGTGACGCTCAGGATAAGGCCGCTGGTCTCGCCGCTGATCTACGCGCGAGTGCGGCGCGGGCTGCCAGTGTCGCAGGTGAAAAGCTCAAGAGCGGCATTGATGCAACCAAGGATGCCGCTGCGAGCGTGCCTGACCAGGCCCGTCAGACCATTGGCGACAATGCCGCGCTAATAGGTGGCTTGGGCATCGCGATTGGCGCCATCATTGCTGCGGCTCTTCCCGAGACGAAGGCTGAGTCCAAGGTGATGGGGCGGGCAAGCGACGGAATGAAGCAGGCTGCGGCCGCCGCGACGCAAACCGGATTCGAGGCGACCACATCGGCAGCCGATGCTGCGGCGCAAAGGGTCGCCGAGGCCAATCTTGGCAGCCACGCCAGTCGGATGACCCAGAACATGGCTGAAACATTGAAAGAGGTTGCTGACGATGTGGTCAAAGCTGCCTTCAGCCCCTCTCAAACCAACACTTGA
- a CDS encoding PIN domain-containing protein, whose protein sequence is MFANRFSAGRVRVLDETEAAIREILSGKGFDDATARAERARASMEAAFEDAMVADFDNFLPVAADLPDPNDHHVVAAAAKTQAAMIVTENLTDFPAAVLSDLNMEAKSADAFIADTIALDEARAVAAIRRMRERFKKPGLTPAELLLVMEAAGLIETVDVLRPHVESL, encoded by the coding sequence TTGTTTGCAAACCGCTTCTCCGCTGGTCGAGTCCGTGTCCTGGATGAGACCGAAGCAGCTATCAGAGAAATCTTGAGCGGCAAAGGCTTTGACGATGCCACGGCGCGCGCAGAGCGGGCGCGCGCCAGCATGGAGGCTGCCTTCGAAGACGCCATGGTTGCGGATTTCGATAACTTCTTGCCGGTTGCGGCGGATCTGCCCGATCCCAACGATCACCACGTTGTTGCTGCGGCGGCCAAGACGCAAGCCGCAATGATCGTAACGGAAAACCTTACCGACTTTCCGGCGGCAGTTCTTTCCGATCTGAACATGGAGGCAAAATCCGCCGACGCTTTCATTGCGGATACTATTGCGCTCGACGAAGCTCGTGCCGTTGCAGCCATTCGGCGTATGCGCGAACGCTTCAAGAAACCGGGACTGACGCCAGCGGAGCTATTGCTCGTGATGGAGGCTGCGGGACTGATTGAGACGGTTGACGTGCTAAGGCCACACGTCGAATCCCTCTAG
- a CDS encoding DUF2231 domain-containing protein produces MSANPRSTAKIGNHPLHPMLIPFPVAFLVGALVTDLAFLGTGDGFWARASMWLIGAAIVMALLAALAGFVDFFSEPRIRALSDAWYHMIGNLTAVVAAAINFALRYGQGAEAAIKPWGVALSFVVVGILLFTGWKGWEMVYRHRVAVLDSPAQAASDARPPSGRRRAA; encoded by the coding sequence ATGTCGGCCAATCCCCGAAGCACTGCAAAAATCGGCAACCATCCTCTTCACCCGATGCTCATCCCATTTCCGGTCGCCTTCCTGGTCGGGGCGCTTGTTACTGATCTAGCGTTTTTGGGGACGGGCGACGGCTTCTGGGCGAGGGCATCGATGTGGTTGATTGGCGCGGCTATTGTGATGGCGTTGTTGGCGGCGCTTGCCGGTTTCGTCGATTTCTTCAGCGAGCCCCGCATTCGTGCCTTGTCGGATGCTTGGTATCACATGATCGGGAATCTGACAGCGGTCGTCGCTGCGGCGATCAACTTTGCGCTTCGCTACGGCCAAGGTGCCGAAGCCGCCATAAAGCCGTGGGGAGTGGCACTTTCCTTCGTTGTCGTAGGCATCCTCTTGTTTACCGGCTGGAAGGGGTGGGAAATGGTTTATCGCCACAGAGTAGCCGTGCTGGACTCACCGGCGCAGGCGGCGTCGGATGCCCGACCGCCATCAGGAAGGCGACGTGCGGCTTGA
- a CDS encoding YidB family protein → MSRGMPSMTALLGLLAIAGYQNRDKLAELLRGPGAGSLEPANAQQPLGGLLSNLLGLLSGAGVGGLLQGGIGELLEKFSQDGYGDAARSWVSSGPNKDISPSQLREAIGPDTLDKLEKETRLSQEEILARLSRELPQAIDKYTPEGRVPTS, encoded by the coding sequence ATGAGCCGCGGAATGCCGTCCATGACTGCACTTCTCGGACTGCTCGCAATCGCCGGGTATCAGAATCGGGACAAGCTCGCAGAGTTGCTCAGAGGTCCCGGCGCAGGATCTCTCGAGCCAGCCAATGCCCAACAGCCGCTGGGAGGCCTCCTTAGCAATCTGTTGGGCTTGCTGAGCGGGGCAGGTGTCGGAGGACTGCTTCAGGGAGGAATCGGCGAGCTACTGGAGAAATTCAGTCAGGACGGCTACGGGGACGCGGCTCGCTCTTGGGTCAGCTCGGGCCCCAACAAGGATATCTCGCCCTCGCAACTGCGGGAAGCAATCGGCCCCGACACGTTGGACAAACTTGAGAAGGAAACCCGGCTTTCTCAGGAGGAGATTCTTGCAAGGTTGTCACGCGAGCTCCCCCAGGCAATCGACAAGTACACACCTGAGGGGCGTGTCCCGACCTCATAG